Proteins from a genomic interval of Fimbriimonadaceae bacterium:
- a CDS encoding CoA transferase subunit A, translating into MDKLVRDAAAALDGLLFDGMTIMSGGFGLCGIAENLILAIRDSGVKDLTVVSNNCGVDDFGLGLLLQTRQIRKMISSYVGENAEFERQFLSGELELEFNPQGTLAERCRAGGAGIPAFYVKTGYGTMVAEGKETRQFGGEWYVMETALRADLSIVKAWKGDRWGNLVFRKTARNFNPMMATAGKVCVAEVENLVEVGELDADSIHTPGIAVDRILQGPKYEKRIERRTTRPREA; encoded by the coding sequence ATGGACAAGTTGGTGCGCGACGCGGCCGCCGCTTTGGACGGCCTCCTTTTCGACGGGATGACCATCATGTCCGGGGGCTTTGGCCTGTGCGGGATCGCGGAGAACCTGATCCTCGCGATCCGGGACAGCGGGGTCAAGGACCTCACCGTCGTGAGCAACAACTGCGGGGTCGACGACTTTGGCCTCGGCCTCTTGCTCCAGACACGGCAGATCCGCAAGATGATCTCGAGCTATGTCGGCGAGAACGCCGAGTTCGAGCGGCAGTTCTTGTCGGGTGAGCTGGAGTTGGAGTTCAACCCCCAGGGCACGTTGGCCGAGCGCTGTCGGGCCGGCGGCGCCGGCATCCCCGCGTTCTACGTCAAGACCGGGTATGGCACGATGGTGGCCGAAGGGAAGGAGACCAGGCAGTTCGGCGGCGAGTGGTACGTCATGGAGACGGCCCTCCGCGCCGACCTCAGCATCGTCAAGGCATGGAAGGGTGACCGTTGGGGCAACCTGGTCTTTCGCAAGACGGCGCGGAACTTCAACCCGATGATGGCGACTGCGGGCAAGGTGTGCGTGGCAGAAGTTGAAAACCTGGTTGAAGTCGGCGAGCTAGACGCCGACTCCATCCATACTCCCGGGATTGCGGTCGACCGCATCCTCCAGGGGCCCAAGTACGAGAAGCGTATCGAGCGGCGGACGACGCGCCCTCGGGAAGCTTAG
- the mtnA gene encoding S-methyl-5-thioribose-1-phosphate isomerase yields MDLRPMVWDDGVLRMLDQRVLPRTETWLELRTWEEVAAAVRDMAVRGAPAIGVAAGYGMALAALAGADRATARAGLAASRPTAVNLFWALDQTDQAPWDPSAVLEVARRIEADDLAMNQAIGRHGAALVPEGARVLTVCNTGSLATAGHGTALGVVRTAYAQGKVRHVFACETRPRQQGLRLTAWELMHDGIPFQVIPDGAAAYLMSKGEVDFVVVGADRIAANGDTANKIGTYTLAVLARHFGVPFTVAAPTSTLDPSTPTGAGIPIEERDASEVTHVDGVPVGPDRCPVWNPAFDVTPGDLVTAIITESGVHQGPYRFMGPSQ; encoded by the coding sequence ATGGATTTGAGGCCGATGGTGTGGGACGACGGCGTCCTGAGGATGCTGGACCAACGGGTGCTGCCCCGCACGGAGACCTGGTTGGAACTCCGCACCTGGGAGGAAGTCGCCGCCGCGGTGCGCGACATGGCTGTCCGGGGTGCACCGGCCATCGGGGTCGCCGCCGGATACGGGATGGCGCTCGCCGCCCTTGCAGGAGCGGATCGTGCCACGGCACGCGCCGGGTTGGCCGCTTCGCGGCCCACGGCGGTGAACCTTTTCTGGGCGCTTGACCAGACCGACCAGGCCCCATGGGACCCCTCCGCCGTCCTTGAGGTCGCGCGAAGGATCGAGGCGGACGACCTCGCCATGAACCAGGCGATCGGTCGGCACGGCGCGGCCCTCGTCCCGGAGGGGGCGCGGGTCCTGACGGTCTGCAACACCGGCTCCCTCGCCACGGCCGGCCACGGAACGGCCCTTGGTGTCGTCCGCACCGCCTATGCCCAGGGCAAGGTCCGCCACGTTTTCGCCTGCGAGACCAGGCCACGCCAACAGGGTCTGCGCCTGACCGCGTGGGAGTTGATGCACGACGGCATCCCGTTCCAAGTCATCCCCGACGGGGCGGCCGCATACCTGATGTCCAAGGGCGAAGTCGATTTTGTCGTCGTCGGAGCCGACCGGATCGCGGCAAACGGCGACACCGCCAACAAGATCGGCACGTACACCTTGGCCGTCCTCGCCCGGCACTTTGGCGTCCCCTTCACGGTGGCGGCCCCGACATCGACCCTTGACCCTTCCACCCCGACCGGGGCGGGGATACCCATCGAAGAGCGGGACGCTTCCGAAGTCACCCACGTGGACGGCGTCCCGGTCGGGCCAGACCGGTGCCCGGTCTGGAACCCCGCGTTTGACGTCACACCCGGTGACCTCGTCACGGCGATCATCACCGAAAGCGGCGTCCACCAGGGCCCCTATCGGTTCATGGGCCCCTCACAATAG
- a CDS encoding PEP-CTERM sorting domain-containing protein gives MKKSLIFLSLAALAAISPASLIGVFDFNDTLNPSFAKSADTKPLEFYMGGGDPTFQPGGPTYATDMVGATNKRVAQFAKTQGFRSDHGIPSNGGGSYGNVYTILFDIMLTDTSGGWASFYQTSANNSNDGDMFFQGSGGDDGNLGISGDYGSANFSILNAWHRVVMTVDLTHDTDTMNYYVDGTLVNSVDVAGGVDGRFALYTTGDGDSDGDNLWLLMDENGDNGAGSISQVAYWDSALSSDEVAGLGRVGESLNPVPEPATMAVLGGLALLVARRRR, from the coding sequence ATGAAGAAGTCTCTGATATTTCTTTCCCTCGCCGCCCTTGCCGCCATTTCACCGGCGTCCTTGATCGGCGTCTTTGATTTCAACGACACCTTGAACCCCTCGTTTGCCAAGTCGGCCGACACGAAACCGCTTGAGTTCTACATGGGGGGAGGCGACCCGACGTTCCAGCCGGGCGGGCCGACCTACGCGACCGACATGGTCGGGGCGACGAACAAGCGGGTGGCCCAGTTCGCCAAGACACAGGGCTTCCGTTCCGACCACGGTATCCCGTCCAATGGGGGCGGTTCGTACGGCAACGTCTACACGATCCTCTTCGACATTATGCTGACCGACACCAGCGGAGGTTGGGCGAGCTTCTACCAGACCAGTGCCAACAACTCAAACGACGGCGACATGTTCTTTCAGGGTTCCGGCGGCGACGACGGCAATCTCGGGATCAGTGGCGACTACGGTTCAGCGAACTTCTCCATCCTGAACGCCTGGCACCGGGTCGTCATGACTGTCGACCTGACCCACGACACCGACACCATGAACTACTACGTTGACGGCACCCTGGTCAACTCGGTCGATGTCGCGGGCGGCGTCGACGGAAGGTTCGCGCTCTACACCACCGGCGACGGTGACAGCGACGGCGACAACCTTTGGTTGCTCATGGACGAGAACGGCGACAACGGCGCCGGGTCGATCAGCCAAGTCGCCTATTGGGACAGTGCCCTGTCGAGCGACGAAGTCGCCGGATTGGGCCGGGTCGGCGAGTCCTTGAACCCCGTCCCCGAGCCCGCGACGATGGCGGTGCTCGGTGGGTTGGCCCTGCTCGTCGCGCGCCGCCGCCGCTGA
- a CDS encoding AAA family ATPase, with protein sequence MDATREIEVLVRAKYPIVSIVSWEERRVEAAVADVAKRLGRDVHTWSVTQGMRPAVSRPGAVPKTSNLPGELEALAQVHEAPEFTLFVLKDFHPYMKDARVVRLLRDLAARLRTRSQTLILISPVLTLPTELEKDLTVMEFPLPTAEDIQKQVDDVMAAMKDNPSVNVELKPEEHEALVRSAQGLTADEIESALARSLVEAKRLVVDQIIEEKKQIVRKTGILEFYPSSSNLKDVGGLDLLKNWLTTRTKSFSDAAREFGIPWPKGILIIGVQGGGKSLVAKAVSTSWNLPMLKLDVGRIFGSLVGQSEENMRRAIRIAESLAPCVLWIDELEKGFAGVSGGVSDSGTTARVFSTFLTWMQEKTKPVFIIATGNDVSALPPELLRKGRFDEIFFVDLPDQDERADIFRIHLAKRDRDPKKFKLAELAKATHGFSGAEIEQVVIGALNEAFFDGKELTNKYLLDEAGAQVPLSRMMAEDIEALREWAKLRARPSAKHDADH encoded by the coding sequence ATGGACGCCACCCGCGAGATCGAGGTCCTTGTCCGGGCCAAGTACCCCATCGTTTCCATCGTGAGTTGGGAAGAACGGCGCGTCGAGGCGGCCGTCGCCGACGTCGCCAAGCGGCTGGGCCGCGACGTCCACACCTGGAGCGTCACCCAGGGCATGAGGCCGGCGGTGAGCCGCCCCGGGGCTGTTCCCAAGACGAGCAACCTGCCTGGCGAACTGGAAGCATTGGCCCAGGTCCACGAAGCTCCCGAGTTCACTCTGTTCGTCCTCAAGGACTTCCACCCTTACATGAAGGACGCGCGGGTGGTGCGCCTCCTCCGCGATCTGGCCGCGCGCCTACGCACGCGGAGTCAGACCTTGATTCTCATTTCGCCGGTACTCACCCTGCCCACCGAGTTGGAGAAAGACCTGACCGTCATGGAGTTCCCTCTGCCCACCGCGGAGGACATCCAGAAGCAAGTGGACGACGTGATGGCGGCGATGAAGGACAACCCCAGCGTCAACGTCGAACTCAAGCCCGAGGAACACGAGGCCCTCGTCCGCAGCGCACAGGGCCTGACCGCCGACGAGATTGAGAGCGCCTTGGCGCGGAGCCTGGTCGAGGCGAAGAGGCTCGTGGTCGACCAGATCATCGAGGAAAAGAAACAGATCGTCCGCAAGACGGGGATCCTTGAGTTCTATCCCAGCTCCAGCAACCTGAAGGACGTGGGTGGTCTTGACTTGCTCAAGAACTGGCTCACCACGAGGACGAAGAGCTTCAGCGACGCGGCCCGAGAGTTCGGTATCCCGTGGCCCAAGGGCATCCTCATCATCGGCGTCCAAGGAGGCGGCAAGTCGTTGGTGGCCAAGGCGGTCAGCACGTCCTGGAACCTGCCGATGCTTAAACTCGACGTCGGGCGGATCTTTGGCAGCCTGGTCGGCCAGAGCGAAGAGAACATGCGCCGGGCTATCCGCATCGCCGAAAGCCTGGCCCCCTGCGTCCTGTGGATCGACGAGCTGGAAAAGGGCTTCGCCGGGGTCAGCGGCGGTGTCAGCGACAGCGGCACGACCGCCCGGGTCTTCAGCACATTCCTCACCTGGATGCAGGAAAAGACCAAGCCGGTCTTCATCATCGCCACGGGTAACGACGTCAGTGCCCTGCCGCCGGAACTCCTGCGCAAGGGCCGGTTCGACGAGATTTTCTTTGTCGACCTACCCGACCAAGACGAGCGCGCCGACATCTTCCGCATCCACCTGGCGAAAAGGGACCGCGACCCCAAGAAGTTCAAGCTGGCCGAACTGGCCAAGGCCACCCATGGGTTCAGCGGGGCGGAGATCGAGCAAGTCGTCATCGGGGCCCTCAACGAGGCGTTTTTCGACGGCAAGGAGCTGACAAACAAGTACCTGCTTGACGAAGCCGGTGCCCAGGTGCCGCTCAGCCGGATGATGGCGGAAGACATCGAGGCCTTGCGCGAGTGGGCCAAGCTCCGGGCGAGGCCCAGCGCCAAACACGACGCCGACCACTGA
- the lnt gene encoding apolipoprotein N-acyltransferase, producing MKAWLGRHGAALLSAVLTGLAFPPFNVFLLVFVALAPWLAKLRDLDAKQSLASGYLFGFFYYLVQMFWVQQFVTDWIHKPAVAVVPYLVTALLGGLLVAPVGWLVNRCWAVGRPWMVPLVWAAGEGFRAYVPALAFPWGLLGTPMARLPWLVQHAAFGGVFLVSAWAVVVNLFVVHALFADKEAKKAMSVRQASVLSLLFFAVFLAGLLRMSNLPPTKKLVATLGQPGVDMAFTKGVERWQKLGAAAAATMATAESNGSRLVVFPEGFGEMTDGDTPVSGVGPRPPLPTILGSHRSDGTKTYQTAWLYDGKWQRADKTRLVIFGEYVPFRDSPLLAGFNLPTADISPGDKVVTPTIDGTKVGTLVCFEGVFPDLSEIHARNGAQLLVQISIDDWYIKTPAWEQLWMSSVYRSIETGLPLLRVGGEGMTLATDCRGQVIVAAKPFEQKALRVEVAVPDHSDAFPYKSAFLWLSYLVAAWVAVEGSLAGRKRTEK from the coding sequence ATGAAGGCTTGGTTGGGCCGCCACGGGGCCGCCCTGCTCAGCGCCGTCTTGACCGGCCTGGCCTTTCCGCCGTTCAACGTCTTCCTGCTTGTCTTTGTCGCCCTCGCCCCGTGGCTCGCCAAGCTGCGCGACCTCGACGCAAAGCAGTCCTTGGCGTCGGGCTACCTCTTCGGCTTCTTCTACTACCTCGTCCAGATGTTCTGGGTCCAGCAGTTTGTCACCGACTGGATCCACAAGCCCGCCGTCGCCGTCGTCCCCTACCTCGTCACCGCCCTGCTCGGCGGCTTGTTGGTCGCCCCGGTCGGGTGGTTGGTCAACCGGTGCTGGGCGGTCGGCCGGCCGTGGATGGTTCCCCTTGTCTGGGCGGCGGGCGAGGGCTTCCGCGCCTACGTGCCTGCCCTCGCCTTCCCGTGGGGGCTGCTGGGCACCCCGATGGCGCGCCTGCCCTGGCTTGTCCAGCACGCCGCGTTCGGGGGCGTGTTCCTGGTGTCGGCCTGGGCGGTCGTCGTGAACCTCTTTGTGGTCCACGCCCTCTTCGCCGACAAGGAGGCCAAGAAGGCAATGTCCGTGCGGCAGGCTTCGGTCCTCTCCCTGCTGTTCTTTGCCGTCTTCCTCGCGGGGTTGCTCCGGATGTCCAACCTGCCCCCGACAAAGAAGCTGGTCGCCACCCTCGGCCAGCCGGGAGTCGACATGGCCTTCACCAAAGGGGTCGAGCGGTGGCAGAAGTTGGGCGCCGCCGCGGCGGCGACGATGGCGACCGCCGAGTCCAACGGCAGCCGGCTCGTCGTGTTCCCGGAAGGGTTCGGCGAGATGACCGACGGCGACACCCCGGTCAGCGGCGTCGGGCCCCGGCCGCCGCTGCCCACCATCCTTGGCTCGCACCGTTCGGACGGGACGAAGACGTACCAGACCGCTTGGCTCTACGACGGCAAGTGGCAGAGGGCCGACAAGACCAGGTTGGTCATCTTCGGCGAGTACGTCCCCTTCCGCGACTCACCGCTGTTGGCCGGGTTCAACTTGCCGACGGCGGACATCTCGCCCGGTGACAAGGTGGTGACGCCCACCATCGACGGAACCAAGGTCGGCACGCTGGTGTGCTTCGAGGGCGTCTTCCCCGACCTGAGCGAGATCCACGCCCGCAACGGGGCGCAGCTTCTTGTCCAGATCAGCATCGACGACTGGTACATCAAGACCCCGGCATGGGAGCAACTCTGGATGTCTTCTGTGTACCGGTCGATCGAGACCGGCCTGCCCCTCCTGCGGGTGGGTGGCGAGGGCATGACCCTGGCGACCGACTGCCGAGGCCAGGTGATCGTCGCGGCCAAGCCCTTTGAGCAGAAGGCGCTCCGTGTCGAGGTCGCCGTCCCCGACCACTCCGACGCGTTCCCATACAAATCCGCGTTCCTGTGGCTGTCGTACCTGGTCGCCGCTTGGGTCGCCGTGGAAGGGTCCTTGGCGGGTCGGAAGAGGACCGAGAAGTGA
- a CDS encoding HAD family hydrolase, translating into MKGAVLFDLDGTLTDPSPGITRCVNHALERLGEPARDPDSLLWCIGPPLRASFETLVPGRADEAMQFYRERFADVGMFENSVFEGVPEMLDDLRRDSVLFVATSKPTVYATKIIDHFGLSDRFRAVYGSELDGTRSKKGDLVRYVADTERLVPGDGVMVGDRKHDVLGARQVGMRSVGVLYGFGTREELVQAGATQTCGSPSEVPGAVRCVRLA; encoded by the coding sequence GTGAAGGGGGCCGTCCTTTTCGACCTGGACGGCACGCTCACCGACCCCTCCCCCGGGATCACGCGATGCGTCAACCATGCGCTCGAGCGGCTGGGCGAACCGGCCCGCGACCCAGACTCCTTGTTGTGGTGTATCGGCCCGCCCCTGCGGGCGTCGTTCGAGACCCTTGTCCCCGGCCGAGCCGACGAGGCGATGCAGTTCTATCGGGAGCGGTTCGCAGACGTCGGCATGTTCGAGAACAGCGTGTTTGAAGGGGTCCCCGAAATGCTGGACGACCTGCGCCGCGACTCGGTCCTCTTCGTCGCGACATCCAAGCCGACCGTTTACGCCACGAAGATCATCGACCATTTCGGCCTGTCGGACCGCTTCCGGGCGGTCTACGGGTCGGAACTGGACGGGACGAGGAGCAAGAAAGGCGACTTGGTTCGGTATGTCGCGGACACCGAGCGCCTTGTCCCCGGTGACGGCGTGATGGTCGGCGACCGCAAGCACGACGTGCTGGGGGCGCGGCAAGTCGGAATGCGGAGCGTGGGAGTGCTCTATGGGTTCGGGACCCGCGAAGAGTTGGTCCAGGCCGGGGCGACCCAGACCTGCGGCTCACCCTCCGAGGTTCCCGGGGCAGTCCGGTGCGTTCGGTTGGCTTAG
- a CDS encoding YitT family protein, translating to MSATAQKRLIATMRQAGGRPGRWDVPLIVAGCAVMALSFRLFLNGNGLVAGGIVGVSTILEKSLGWEPAYFQWGVNIPLLALGFLVLGRAVGVRSLIGSFVLPLAVLVTAKLPVLTHDPLLAALFGGSLYGLGLGMVLVGRGSVGGYSLVAPMVVKLVPASVPAVILVFDACTILSGAAVFPFDKVLLGILSAVLVRVAADRVLVGLTPSMAAFIVSAEPTELKRRVTEEMDRGSTVLPAQGGYTGEAKHVLMVAVTKAEVGWLRQVVREADPDAFMVVTEAAEVRGKGFRRD from the coding sequence GTGTCCGCCACTGCCCAAAAACGGCTTATCGCGACCATGCGCCAGGCCGGCGGCCGGCCCGGTCGTTGGGACGTCCCCCTGATCGTCGCGGGATGCGCCGTGATGGCCCTGTCGTTCCGCCTGTTCCTCAACGGCAACGGCTTGGTCGCGGGCGGCATCGTCGGTGTCTCGACGATCTTGGAGAAGTCCCTCGGCTGGGAGCCGGCCTACTTCCAGTGGGGGGTCAACATCCCCCTGCTGGCCCTCGGCTTCCTGGTCCTCGGCCGGGCGGTCGGTGTCCGTTCGCTCATCGGCTCGTTTGTCTTGCCGTTGGCGGTCCTTGTGACCGCCAAGCTCCCCGTCCTCACCCATGACCCCCTGCTTGCCGCCCTGTTCGGCGGTTCGCTCTACGGCCTTGGGCTCGGCATGGTGCTGGTCGGTCGAGGCTCGGTCGGCGGCTACTCGCTGGTCGCTCCGATGGTGGTGAAGTTGGTGCCCGCGTCGGTGCCGGCGGTCATCCTCGTCTTCGACGCCTGCACGATCCTGTCCGGGGCGGCCGTCTTCCCGTTCGACAAGGTCCTTCTCGGCATTCTGTCGGCCGTCCTGGTCAGGGTGGCGGCCGACCGGGTGCTGGTCGGGTTGACCCCTTCGATGGCCGCCTTCATTGTCAGTGCCGAGCCCACCGAGCTCAAGCGCCGGGTGACTGAGGAGATGGACCGAGGGTCCACCGTCCTCCCCGCCCAAGGCGGCTACACCGGCGAAGCCAAGCACGTCCTGATGGTCGCGGTCACCAAGGCGGAGGTGGGCTGGCTCCGCCAAGTCGTCCGTGAGGCCGACCCAGACGCCTTCATGGTCGTCACCGAGGCGGCCGAGGTACGGGGCAAGGGATTCCGTCGGGATTGA
- a CDS encoding histidine phosphatase family protein, which yields MRLFLVRHGQTAWNADGRAQGHSDVELDETGLAQAEVLKGALVSIGPRRILSSNLKRCVQTARPLAEATGVEVVEREALRERTFGVLEGKHYTDLRFWFQAEARAQGLTEFELRPDGGESVKDVWKRLAPVDREINRGTETTVVVAHGGTCALLLARLVNATVESSRSFRFDNASVTELVRRPDGHWQLIRYNDTRHLAGAR from the coding sequence ATGCGTCTCTTCCTTGTGCGCCATGGCCAGACGGCTTGGAACGCCGACGGCCGCGCCCAAGGTCACAGCGACGTCGAGCTCGACGAGACCGGCCTTGCCCAGGCCGAGGTGCTCAAGGGCGCCTTGGTCAGCATTGGCCCCAGACGGATCCTGTCCAGCAACCTGAAGCGTTGTGTCCAGACCGCCCGGCCGTTGGCCGAGGCCACAGGCGTCGAAGTCGTCGAGCGTGAGGCCCTTCGCGAGCGGACTTTCGGTGTGCTCGAGGGCAAGCACTACACTGACCTCCGGTTCTGGTTCCAAGCGGAAGCCCGGGCCCAGGGCCTGACCGAGTTCGAGTTGCGGCCCGACGGAGGCGAGTCGGTGAAAGACGTGTGGAAGCGCCTGGCCCCGGTCGACCGGGAGATCAACCGGGGCACCGAGACCACCGTCGTCGTCGCCCACGGCGGGACATGCGCCCTCCTGCTGGCCCGGCTGGTGAACGCCACCGTCGAATCGTCGCGCAGTTTCCGGTTTGACAACGCCTCGGTCACCGAGTTGGTGCGCCGGCCAGACGGCCACTGGCAGTTGATCCGCTACAACGACACCAGACATTTGGCCGGAGCCCGATGA
- the uvrB gene encoding excinuclease ABC subunit UvrB — translation MSATIVRYDAPYALSQDFTPKGDQGTAIEGLLDGLDSGYRFQTLLGATGTGKTYTMANVIAQSGRPALVMAHNKTLAAQLCQEFRAFFPENSVEYFISYYDYYQPEAYVPQTDLYISKDSSTNEEIERLRHSATQALLERRDVVVVASVSCIYGIGSPDVYADSVVTFETGVEYPMDEVLQRLVRMQFVRNDVALDRGAFRVKGDLLEIQPKDEEIVTRIEFFGDTIERIRLVDPLTQEVIDQPTKCSVFPATHYVTPFEKIDMVLEQIQEELAQQVALFESQNKLLEAQRLRQRTEFDLEMIREVGYCNGIENYSRYFDGRKTGEPPYTLLDFLPKDAVVFIDESHQTLPQVRAMFNGDRQRKSVLVDYGFRLPSALDNRPLKFEEFLERVPQVVFVSATPGPFETEHESNRVQQVIRPTYVVDPEVVVRPTKGQIDDLIGEIQTRVAKKERVLVTTLTKRMAEDLTGYLQDLHVKVNYIHSEVHSLDRPEILRDLRLGVYDVVIGVNLLREGLDLPEVTLVAILDADKEGFLRSETSLIQTIGRAARNVDGKVIMYADTVTGSMERAIEETNRRRAVQQAYNDTHGVAPTTVLKEVRETVRSYDAVAEVVAQYSVEGEAKAGQAGSPIRVEDIPMLIDKLEKDMKDLARAMEFEKAAAVRDEIAELRKTMGLSEGRIGVDKRKMRRRGR, via the coding sequence ATGTCTGCGACGATCGTCCGCTATGACGCCCCCTACGCGCTGAGCCAGGATTTCACCCCCAAGGGTGACCAAGGCACGGCGATCGAGGGCCTGCTCGACGGTCTGGACTCGGGATACCGGTTCCAGACCCTCTTGGGTGCGACGGGCACGGGCAAGACCTACACGATGGCCAACGTCATCGCCCAGTCGGGACGACCTGCCTTGGTGATGGCCCACAACAAGACCCTGGCCGCTCAACTGTGCCAGGAGTTCCGGGCGTTTTTCCCCGAGAACTCGGTCGAGTACTTCATCAGTTACTACGACTACTACCAACCCGAGGCCTACGTCCCCCAGACCGACCTCTACATCAGCAAGGACTCAAGCACCAACGAGGAGATCGAGCGTCTGCGCCACTCCGCGACCCAGGCCCTGCTCGAACGGCGGGACGTCGTGGTCGTCGCCAGTGTCAGCTGCATCTACGGCATCGGCTCGCCTGACGTCTACGCCGACTCGGTCGTGACGTTCGAGACGGGCGTGGAGTACCCCATGGACGAAGTGCTCCAAAGGCTGGTGCGCATGCAGTTCGTCCGCAACGACGTCGCCCTGGACCGCGGCGCGTTCCGGGTGAAAGGCGACCTGCTGGAGATCCAACCCAAAGACGAGGAGATCGTCACGAGGATCGAGTTCTTTGGCGACACCATCGAACGGATCCGCCTGGTCGATCCCTTGACCCAGGAGGTCATCGACCAGCCGACCAAGTGCAGCGTCTTCCCCGCCACCCACTACGTCACCCCGTTTGAAAAGATCGACATGGTGCTGGAGCAGATCCAGGAGGAACTCGCCCAGCAGGTCGCGCTCTTTGAGTCGCAGAACAAACTGCTTGAGGCCCAGCGGCTCCGGCAACGCACCGAGTTCGACCTGGAGATGATCCGCGAGGTCGGCTACTGCAACGGCATCGAAAACTACTCGCGCTACTTCGACGGCCGCAAGACCGGGGAACCTCCGTACACCCTCCTCGACTTCTTGCCCAAAGACGCGGTGGTCTTCATCGACGAGTCACACCAGACGCTGCCCCAGGTCAGGGCGATGTTCAACGGCGACCGTCAGCGCAAGTCGGTCCTCGTGGACTACGGCTTCCGGCTGCCCAGCGCGCTCGACAACCGGCCGCTGAAGTTCGAGGAGTTTCTGGAACGGGTGCCCCAGGTGGTCTTCGTCTCGGCCACGCCCGGCCCCTTTGAGACCGAGCACGAGAGCAACCGCGTCCAGCAGGTCATCCGGCCGACCTACGTCGTCGACCCCGAAGTCGTCGTCCGTCCGACCAAGGGTCAGATCGACGACCTGATCGGCGAGATCCAGACGCGGGTCGCCAAGAAGGAGCGGGTGCTGGTGACCACGCTGACCAAACGGATGGCCGAAGACTTGACCGGTTACCTCCAGGACCTCCACGTCAAGGTGAACTACATCCACAGCGAAGTCCATTCCCTGGACCGGCCCGAGATCCTGCGCGACCTACGCCTTGGCGTCTACGACGTCGTCATCGGCGTCAACCTCCTCCGCGAGGGCCTCGACCTTCCCGAGGTCACCCTCGTGGCGATCCTCGACGCCGACAAGGAAGGGTTCCTTCGTTCGGAGACCTCGCTGATCCAGACCATCGGCCGCGCCGCCCGCAACGTGGACGGCAAGGTGATCATGTACGCCGACACGGTGACCGGCTCCATGGAGCGGGCCATCGAGGAGACCAACCGACGCCGGGCCGTCCAGCAGGCCTACAACGACACCCACGGGGTCGCCCCGACGACCGTCCTGAAGGAAGTCCGCGAGACCGTCCGAAGTTACGACGCGGTGGCCGAAGTCGTCGCCCAGTACAGTGTCGAAGGTGAAGCCAAGGCGGGCCAGGCCGGCAGCCCGATCCGGGTCGAAGACATCCCCATGCTCATCGACAAGCTGGAGAAGGACATGAAAGACCTGGCCCGCGCCATGGAGTTCGAGAAAGCCGCGGCGGTCCGCGACGAAATCGCCGAACTACGTAAGACGATGGGCCTCAGCGAGGGCCGGATCGGAGTCGACAAACGGAAGATGCGTCGCCGAGGCCGGTGA
- a CDS encoding RNA polymerase sigma factor, with translation MSDGDLMTDQTTVTAWVLAAQKGDVRAFDALVLRFRPAVRAVVRSLLDSEDICEDVGQAVFLAAFRHIRSLGRPDRFAPWLHAIARNEARRAYRAGKPTHSLDEFDALVVKASRTMSDAAWASVDASLDAGPVDRAVDELDERQAVCARLVYIEGWSVAEAALFLDLPVTTVKWRLHEARRALRGRFPDLGDNP, from the coding sequence ATGTCCGACGGAGACCTGATGACCGACCAGACCACGGTGACTGCCTGGGTCTTGGCCGCTCAGAAAGGAGACGTCCGGGCGTTTGACGCCCTGGTGCTCCGGTTCCGGCCGGCCGTCCGTGCCGTCGTGCGGTCTCTCCTTGACAGTGAGGACATATGTGAAGACGTGGGACAAGCGGTCTTTCTTGCCGCCTTCCGCCACATCCGCAGCCTGGGGCGTCCCGACCGGTTCGCCCCTTGGCTCCATGCGATCGCCCGTAACGAGGCCCGCCGGGCCTACCGGGCCGGAAAGCCGACGCACTCCCTCGACGAGTTCGACGCTTTGGTCGTCAAAGCAAGCCGGACGATGTCGGATGCGGCGTGGGCAAGCGTGGACGCCAGCCTGGACGCAGGCCCGGTGGACCGGGCCGTCGACGAACTCGACGAACGGCAGGCCGTCTGCGCCCGCCTCGTCTATATCGAAGGCTGGAGTGTGGCGGAAGCGGCCTTGTTCCTCGACCTTCCCGTGACCACGGTCAAGTGGCGCCTCCATGAAGCCCGTCGCGCCTTGCGCGGACGCTTCCCCGACCTCGGTGACAACCCATGA